One window from the genome of Xiphophorus hellerii strain 12219 chromosome 16, Xiphophorus_hellerii-4.1, whole genome shotgun sequence encodes:
- the kcnj12b gene encoding ATP-sensitive inward rectifier potassium channel 12: MSVGRAHHHHSFLCSEEEGLRLSTMPAVGSFGNGKIHTRRKGHSRFVNKTGQCNIHFSNMDEKSQRYMSDIFTTCVDIRWRYMFLLFSLVFVVSWLTFGLAFWVIGLLHGDMENNREDFVPCVKQVNNFVTAFLFSIETQTTIGYGARYVTEECPAAVFMVVFQSIMGCIIDAFMIGAIMAKMARPKKRAETLLFSHNAVIAMRDGKLCFMVRVANLRKSHIVEAHVRAQMVKPRYTEEGEYIPLDQIDMNVGYDKGTDRLFLVAPLTVIHEIDEESPLFGISKQELEMSDFEIVIILEGLVEATAMTTQARSSYLPSEILWGHRFEPVIFEERSQYRIDYAYFHKTFEVPSTPRCSAKDMEERKFPTSGANSFCYENELAFISRDEDVDGDTETEKDKSCPSELTPTDRIQPSSRRESAL, translated from the coding sequence ATGAGCGTAGGAAGGGCCCACCATCACCACAGCTTTCTGTGCTCTGAAGAAGAAGGACTTAGACTCAGCACCATGCCGGCCGTGGGCAGCTTTGGCAATGGCAAGATCCACACAAGACGCAAAGGCCACAGCCGGTTTGTCAACAAGACCGGCCAGTGCAACATCCACTTCTCAAACATGGATGAGAAATCCCAGAGATATATGTCAGACATTTTCACTACTTGCGTGGACATCCGCTGGCGGTACATGTTCCTGCTCTTCAGCCTGGTGTTTGTGGTGTCCTGGCTGACGTTCGGCTTGGCCTTCTGGGTCATCGGCCTCCTGCATGGTGACATGGAGAACAACAGAGAGGATTTTGTTCCCTGTGTCAAGCAGGTAAACAACTTTGTGACGGCCTTTTTGTTCTCCATTGAGACCCAGACGACGATCGGTTACGGAGCTCGCTACGTGACGGAGGAATGCCCAGCGGCTGTCTTCATGGTGGTCTTTCAGTCCATCATGGGCTGCATCATTGACGCCTTCATGATTGGCGCCATCATGGCCAAGATGGCGCGGCCAAAGAAGCGTGCAGAGACTCTGCTGTTCAGCCACAATGCGGTGATCGCCATGCGGGATGGGAAGCTGTGCTTCATGGTCAGGGTTGCCAACCTGAGGAAGAGCCACATTGTAGAGGCTCATGTTCGGGCTCAGATGGTGAAGCCCCGCTACACAGAGGAGGGCGAGTACATCCCCCTGGATCAAATCGACATGAACGTTGGCTATGATAAAGGCACCGACCGCCTGTTTTTGGTCGCTCCCCTCACCGTCATCCATGAGATCGACGAAGAGAGTCCCCTGTTTGGCATCAGCAAGCAAGAACTGGAAATGTCCGACTTCGAGATTGTGATCATCCTGGAAGGACTGGTGGAGGCAACGGCCATGACGACGCAAGCGCGAAGCTCTTACCTGCCGTCTGAGATCCTGTGGGGCCACCGCTTCGAGCCTGTCATCTTCGAGGAGAGGAGCCAGTACAGGATCGATTATGCCTACTTTCACAAAACCTTTGAGGTGCCGTCCACGCCCAGGTGCAGTGCCAAAGACATGGAGGAGAGGAAATTCCCAACGTCTGGCGCCAACTCCTTCTGCTACGAGAACGAGCTGGCCTTCATAAGCAGAGATGAGGATGTGGATGGAGACACTGAGAcggaaaaagacaaaagttgTCCGTCGGAGCTAACCCCGACTGACCGCATTCAACCATCTTCTCGAAGAGAATCCGCACTTTAA